Proteins co-encoded in one Capsicum annuum cultivar UCD-10X-F1 chromosome 9, UCD10Xv1.1, whole genome shotgun sequence genomic window:
- the LOC107842699 gene encoding chloroplast stem-loop binding protein of 41 kDa a, chloroplastic — MATLASSSSLLHSSSSFNSSSTPSVSPLPRLSLKLPSSSPSSLSSSFSISPSFLAINSRRFAPNSSYSSTVIQASSSATEKKKVLIVNTNSGGHAVIGFYFAKELLGSGHDVTVLTVGEESSDKMKKTPFSRFSEITDAGGRTVWGNPADVGKILEGEVFDAVLDNNGKDLDTVRPVVDWAKNSGVKQFLFISSAGIYKPTDEPPHVEGDTVKADAGHVGVEKYISEVFGSWASFRPQYMIGSGNNKDCEEWFFDRIVRGRPVLIPGSGMHLTNIAHVRDLSSMLTLAVQNPAAASGHIFNCVSDRAVTLDGMARLCAKAAGTSVEIVHYDPKAVGVDAKKAFPFRNMHFYAEPRAAKEILGWSATTNLPEDLKERFEEYVKIGRDKKEMKFELDDKILESLKVPVAA, encoded by the exons ATGGCTACTCTTGCTTCTTCATCCTCTCTTCTccattcttcttcatctttcaaCTCTTCTTCAACTCCATCAGTCTCCCCTCTTCCCCGACTCTCTCTTAAACtcccttcttcttctccttcttctctctCTTCCTCTTTCTCCATTTCCCCGTCTTTCCTCGCAATTAATTCAAGGCGTTTTGCTCCTAATTCCTCCTACTCAAGCACTGTCATCCAAGCTAGTAGTAGTGCAACTGAGAAGAAGAAGGTGCTTATTGTTAATACCAATAGTGGTGGTCATGCAGTCATTGGCTTCTATTTTGCTAAAGAGCTTTTGGGTTCTGGACATGATGTTACTGTTCTTACTGTTGGAGAAGAGTCCTCCGATAAGATGAAGAAAACCCCTTTTAGCAGATTCTCA GAAATTACAGATGCTGGTGGCCGAACGGTATGGGGTAATCCTGCAGATGTTGGGAAGATTTTAGAGGGGGAAGTATTTGATGCTGTTTTAGACAACAATGGTAAAGACTTGGATACTGTAAG GCCTGTAGTTGACTGGGCCAAGAATTCAGGTGTCAAGCAATTTTTGTTTATCAGCAGTGCTGGAATCTACAAGCCAACTGATGAGCCTCCACATGTTGAAGGG GATACTGTGAAAGCTGATGCTGGCCATGTGGGAGTTGAGAAATACATATCTGAGGTATTTGGTAGTTGGGCAAGTTTCCGTCCCCAGTACATGATCGGCTCTGGCAATAACAAGGATTGTGAGGAATGGTTCTTTGATC GTATTGTTCGTGGACGACCGGTTCTAATTCCTGGCTCTGGAATGCATCTAACCAACATAGCACATGTCAGGGACTTATCATCCATGCTTACTCTGGCTGTCCAGAATCCAGCTGCTGCTAGCGGTCACATCTTCAACTGTGTTAGTGACCGTGCTGTGACATTGGACGGGATGGCCAGATTATGCGCTAAAGCTGCAGGAACCTCCGTTGAGATTGTGCACTATGATCCTAAGGCAGTGGGAGTTGACGCAAAAAAAGCTTTTCCTTTCCGCAACATG CACTTCTATGCTGAACCTAGAGCTGCCAAGGAGATTCTGGGATGGAGTGCTACAACTAACCTACCCGAAGATTTGAAGGAGCGATTTGAGGAGTACGTGAAAATTGGCAGAGACAAGAAAGAAATGAAGTTTGAACTAGACGATAAGATACTAGAATCTCTTAAAGTACCAGTTGCTGCTTGA
- the LOC107842698 gene encoding RAN GTPase-activating protein 2 — MDSAGFSVKLWPPSLSTRLMLVERMTKNLVTPSILSRKYGLLTKEDAEEDAKQIEALAFDTANQHFDKETDGDGSSAVQLYAKESSKLMLEVIKRGPRTKESAEGIVPEKVKASDETTIFDISKGRRDFVSAEEASELLKPLNEPGNSYNRICFSNRSFGVDAAKIAGPILSSLKDQLTEVDLSDFVAGRQEEEALEVMEIFSSALHACDLRNLDLSNNALGEKGVRAFGALLKSQQNLEELYLMNDGISEEAAQAVCELIPSTVKLRILHFHNNMTGDEGALAISELVKRSPALENFRCSSTRVGSEGGVALSRALGECRNLKMLDLRDNMFGVEAGIALSKVLSIFSGLTEIYISYLNLEDEGSIALANVLKGSAPSLEVLEMDGNDITAKAAPALAACISAKQFLTTLKLAENELKDEGAILIAKALEDGHGQLTELDMSTNAIRRAGARCLAQALVSKPGFKVLNINGNFISDEGIDDVKDIFKNLLHVLGPLDDNDPEGEDYDEEADELADNENDLETKLKGLDIKQEE, encoded by the coding sequence ATGGATTCTGCAGGATTTTCTGTGAAGCTGTGGCCCCCAAGTCTAAGTACCAGGCTAATGCTTGTAGAAAGAATGACGAAGAATCTTGTTACTCCATCCATCTTATCCAGGAAATATGGTCTTTTGACTAAAGAAGATGCTGAGGAGGATGCCAAACAAATAGAAGCTCTTGCTTTTGATACTGCCAATCAACATTTTGACAAGGAGACAGATGGAGATGGAAGTTCCGCTGTGCAACTTTATGCGAAGGAATCTAGTAAGCTCATGTTAGAAGTCATTAAAAGAGGCCCTCGGACAAAGGAATCTGCAGAAGGTATTGTACCTGAAAAGGTTAAAGCATCTGATGAAACTACTATTTTTGATATATCCAAAGGTAGACGGGATTTCGTAAGTGCAGAAGAGGCATCTGAGTTATTGAAACCATTAAATGAACCGGGGAATAGTTATAACAGGATATGTTTCAGCAATAGAAGCTTTGGCGTGGATGCTGCTAAAATTGCAGGACCTATTTTGTCCTCTCTTAAAGATCAATTGACAGAAGTTGATCTTTCAGACTTCGTAGCAGGTAGACAAGAGGAAGAAGCCCTGGAAGTCATGGAAATCTTTTCTTCTGCTTTGCACGCCTGTGACCTGAGGAACCTCGATCTTTCTAACAATGCTTTAGGTGAAAAGGGTGTTAGGGCATTTGGTGCACTTTTAAAGTCGCAACAGAACTTGGAAGAGCTGTATTTGATGAATGACGGCATTTCAGAGGAAGCAGCACAAGCAGTTTGCGAGCTAATTCCGTCGACCGTTAAACTTCGTATTCTTCATTTTCACAATAACATGACAGGGGATGAGGGTGCACTTGCTATTTCTGAACTTGTGAAGCGTTCTCCTGCGTTGGAGAATTTCCGGTGCTCGTCTACAAGGGTAGGATCAGAAGGTGGGGTTGCTCTTTCGCGAGCACTTGGAGAATGTAGGAATTTAAAGATGCTTGATTTGCGTGACAACATGTTTGGTGTGGAAGCTGGAATTGCCTTGAGCAAAGTATTATCAATCTTTTCCGGCTTAACTGAAATCTACATTAGCTATCTGAATTTGGAGGATGAGGGGTCCATTGCTCTTGCTAATGTCCTCAAGGGATCTGCTCCATCCCTTGAGGTTTTGGAGATGGACGGAAATGACATCACAGCTAAAGCTGCTCCTGCTCTGGCAGCCTGTATTTCTGCAAAACAATTTCTTACCACGTTGAAGTTAGCAGAGAATGAATTGAAAGATGAGGGTGCTATCTTAATTGCAAAGGCATTGGAGGATGGCCACGGTCAATTAACTGAACTGGATATGAGTACCAATGCAATTAGAAGAGCTGGTGCGAGGTGCTTGGCACAAGCTTTAGTGAGCAAACCTGGGTTTAAGGTGCTGAACATCAATGGCAACTTCATATCTGATGAAGGAATTGATGATGTCAAAGATATTTTTAAGAATTTACTCCATGTGCTTGGGCCTTTGGATGACAATGATCCCGAAGGGGAAGATTATGACGAAGAGGCTGATGAACTAGCAGATAATGAGAATGACTTGGAGACAAAGCTCAAGGGTCTTGATATCAAGCAGGAAGAATAA